In Pelmatolapia mariae isolate MD_Pm_ZW linkage group LG8, Pm_UMD_F_2, whole genome shotgun sequence, one genomic interval encodes:
- the kat7b gene encoding histone acetyltransferase KAT7 isoform X1 encodes MPRRRQRHMAGSGSDGTEDSDSSAEREQTNSSESEGTVPKRQRLTRASTRLSQSSQDTQELKRAVDHDESPPLTPTGNAPSSESELDISSPNASHDESQAKDQANRDSDKDLSHRPKRRRCHETYNFNMKCPTPGCNSLGHLTGKHERHFAVSGCPLYHNLSADECKVKAISREKQEEEVKAQEDSNSRHATRHQTPTLKQIRYKEQVAEIRKGRNSGLQKEQKEKHVVHHQYFVLLFLSLFHLIAGMLLHFLLAFSRVPQEHRQTHGNTREPLLENITSEYDLELFRKAQARASEDLEKLRIQGQITEGSNMIKTILFGRYELDTWYHSPYPEEYARLGRLYVCEFCLKYMKSQTILRRHMAKCVWKHPPGDEVYRKGSISVFEVDGKKNKIYCQNLCLLAKLFLDHKTLYYDVEPFLFYVMTEADNTGCHLVGYFSKEKNSFLNYNVSCILTMPQYMRQGFGKMLIDFSYLLSKVEEKVGSPERPLSDLGLISYRSYWKEVLLRYMYNFQGKEISIKEISQETAVNPVDIVSTLQSLQMLKYWKGKHLVLKRQDLIDEWKAKEIKRGNSNKTIDPSSLKWTPPKGT; translated from the exons ATGCCTCGTAGAAGACAG AGACACATGGCTGGGAGTGGTTCAGATGGAACCGAAGACTCTGACTCCTCTGCTGAAAGAGAACAGACCAATAGCTCAGAAAGTGAAGGGACTGTGCCCAAGAGACAGCGCCTCACCAGAGCCTCCACTCGCCTTAGCCAAAGCTCTCAGG ATACTCAGGAATTAAAGCGAGCTGTGGATCACGATGAATCTCCACCACTGACGCCCACTGGAAATGCACCCTCCTCTGAATCAGAGTTGGACATCTCCAGTCCCAATGCCTCACATGATGAGAGCCAGGCCAAGGACCAAGCCAACAGAGATTCAGATAAAGATCTCTCCCACCGACCTAAACGCCGCCGCTGTCATGAAACCTATAATTTCAACATGAAATGTCCAACCCCGGGGTGCAATTCCCTTG gtCACCTCACAGGAAAGCATGAACGTCATTTTGCTGTATCAGGCTGTCCTCTTTACCACAATCTTTCTGCTGATGAATGCAAG GTAAAAGCCATTAGCCGCGAGAAACAAGAGGAGGAGGTAAAGGCACAGGAGGACAGCAACTCGCGCCATGCAACTCGTCACCAG ACACCAACACTGAAACAGATTCGATACAAGGAGCAAGTGGCTGAGATAAGGAAGGGTCGAAACTCTGGCCTGCAGAAGGAGCAGAAAGAAAAGCATGTGGTACATCACCAGTACTTTGTTTTGCTATTTCTAAGCTTATTCCACCTCATAGCTGGCATGTTACTTCATTTCCTGCTTGCCTTTTCTCGTGTCCCACAGGAGCATCGGCAAACACACGGCAACACCAGAGAGCCTCTGCTGGAGAACATCACCAGTGAATATGACCTGGAGCTGTTCAGGAAAGCACAGGCCCGAGCATCTGAAGACCTG GAGAAGCTGCGCATCCAGGGTCAGATCACCGAGGGCAGTAACATGATCAAGACTATCTTGTTTGGTCGCTACGAGCTGGACACCTGGTACCACTCGCCCTATCCTGAGGAGTATGCGCGTCTGGGTCGTCTGTACGTCTGTGAATTCTGCCTCAAATACATGAAGAGCCAGACCATCCTCAGGCGACACATG GCCAAATGTGTGTGGAAGCATCCTCCAGGAGATGAGGTGTACAGAAAGGGGTCTATATCTGTTTTTGAAGTCGATGGCAAAAAGAACAAG ATCTACTGTCAGAACTTGTGTTTACTTGCCAAGCTTTTTCTGGACCACAAAACACTTTACTATGACGTGGAGCCTTTTCTCTTCTATGTCATGACTGAAGCTGACAACACTGGCTGCCATTTAGTAGGCTATTTTTCAAAG gaGAAAAATTCCTTCCTGAACTACAATGTATCCTGTATCCTGACAATGCCACAGTACATGAGACAAGGCTTTGGAAAGATGCTCATTGACTTTA GTTATCTGTTGTCTAAAGTTGAGGAGAAGGTGGGCTCGCCAGAGAGACCTCTCTCTGATCTGGGCCTTATCAGTTACAGGAGTTACTGGAAGGAGGTATTACTCAGATACATGTACAACTTTCAAGGCAAGGAGATCTCCATCAAAG AGATCAGTCAGGAAACTGCTGTCAACCCGGTGGACATTGTGAGCACCCTGCAGTCTCTTCAGATGCTGAAGTATTGGAAGGGAAAGCACTTAGTACTGAAGCGTCAG GACCTGATTGATGAGTGGAAAGCAAAGGAGATCAAGCGAGGCAATAGCAACAAAACCATCGACCCAAGCTCGCTAAAATGGACCCCTCCCAAAGGGACATAA
- the kat7b gene encoding histone acetyltransferase KAT7 isoform X2, translating to MPRRRQRHMAGSGSDGTEDSDSSAEREQTNSSESEGTVPKRQRLTRASTRLSQSSQDTQELKRAVDHDESPPLTPTGNAPSSESELDISSPNASHDESQAKDQANRDSDKDLSHRPKRRRCHETYNFNMKCPTPGCNSLGHLTGKHERHFAVSGCPLYHNLSADECKVKAISREKQEEEVKAQEDSNSRHATRHQTPTLKQIRYKEQVAEIRKGRNSGLQKEQKEKHVEHRQTHGNTREPLLENITSEYDLELFRKAQARASEDLEKLRIQGQITEGSNMIKTILFGRYELDTWYHSPYPEEYARLGRLYVCEFCLKYMKSQTILRRHMAKCVWKHPPGDEVYRKGSISVFEVDGKKNKIYCQNLCLLAKLFLDHKTLYYDVEPFLFYVMTEADNTGCHLVGYFSKEKNSFLNYNVSCILTMPQYMRQGFGKMLIDFSYLLSKVEEKVGSPERPLSDLGLISYRSYWKEVLLRYMYNFQGKEISIKEISQETAVNPVDIVSTLQSLQMLKYWKGKHLVLKRQDLIDEWKAKEIKRGNSNKTIDPSSLKWTPPKGT from the exons ATGCCTCGTAGAAGACAG AGACACATGGCTGGGAGTGGTTCAGATGGAACCGAAGACTCTGACTCCTCTGCTGAAAGAGAACAGACCAATAGCTCAGAAAGTGAAGGGACTGTGCCCAAGAGACAGCGCCTCACCAGAGCCTCCACTCGCCTTAGCCAAAGCTCTCAGG ATACTCAGGAATTAAAGCGAGCTGTGGATCACGATGAATCTCCACCACTGACGCCCACTGGAAATGCACCCTCCTCTGAATCAGAGTTGGACATCTCCAGTCCCAATGCCTCACATGATGAGAGCCAGGCCAAGGACCAAGCCAACAGAGATTCAGATAAAGATCTCTCCCACCGACCTAAACGCCGCCGCTGTCATGAAACCTATAATTTCAACATGAAATGTCCAACCCCGGGGTGCAATTCCCTTG gtCACCTCACAGGAAAGCATGAACGTCATTTTGCTGTATCAGGCTGTCCTCTTTACCACAATCTTTCTGCTGATGAATGCAAG GTAAAAGCCATTAGCCGCGAGAAACAAGAGGAGGAGGTAAAGGCACAGGAGGACAGCAACTCGCGCCATGCAACTCGTCACCAG ACACCAACACTGAAACAGATTCGATACAAGGAGCAAGTGGCTGAGATAAGGAAGGGTCGAAACTCTGGCCTGCAGAAGGAGCAGAAAGAAAAGCATGTG GAGCATCGGCAAACACACGGCAACACCAGAGAGCCTCTGCTGGAGAACATCACCAGTGAATATGACCTGGAGCTGTTCAGGAAAGCACAGGCCCGAGCATCTGAAGACCTG GAGAAGCTGCGCATCCAGGGTCAGATCACCGAGGGCAGTAACATGATCAAGACTATCTTGTTTGGTCGCTACGAGCTGGACACCTGGTACCACTCGCCCTATCCTGAGGAGTATGCGCGTCTGGGTCGTCTGTACGTCTGTGAATTCTGCCTCAAATACATGAAGAGCCAGACCATCCTCAGGCGACACATG GCCAAATGTGTGTGGAAGCATCCTCCAGGAGATGAGGTGTACAGAAAGGGGTCTATATCTGTTTTTGAAGTCGATGGCAAAAAGAACAAG ATCTACTGTCAGAACTTGTGTTTACTTGCCAAGCTTTTTCTGGACCACAAAACACTTTACTATGACGTGGAGCCTTTTCTCTTCTATGTCATGACTGAAGCTGACAACACTGGCTGCCATTTAGTAGGCTATTTTTCAAAG gaGAAAAATTCCTTCCTGAACTACAATGTATCCTGTATCCTGACAATGCCACAGTACATGAGACAAGGCTTTGGAAAGATGCTCATTGACTTTA GTTATCTGTTGTCTAAAGTTGAGGAGAAGGTGGGCTCGCCAGAGAGACCTCTCTCTGATCTGGGCCTTATCAGTTACAGGAGTTACTGGAAGGAGGTATTACTCAGATACATGTACAACTTTCAAGGCAAGGAGATCTCCATCAAAG AGATCAGTCAGGAAACTGCTGTCAACCCGGTGGACATTGTGAGCACCCTGCAGTCTCTTCAGATGCTGAAGTATTGGAAGGGAAAGCACTTAGTACTGAAGCGTCAG GACCTGATTGATGAGTGGAAAGCAAAGGAGATCAAGCGAGGCAATAGCAACAAAACCATCGACCCAAGCTCGCTAAAATGGACCCCTCCCAAAGGGACATAA
- the LOC134632705 gene encoding alanyl-tRNA editing protein Aarsd1-like isoform X3, protein MNKPKIVRPEESKPAHALWFDRKKYVTINFMVQKPKDVQVDIQPDKLILCCKNETDDVYYNELHFYDKVQIHDSRERVYDRTINVLLRKMKPDCAWPRLQKDPAKASWISVDFDNWRDWEHEEDEGKEEYDHYVDMIREMANSDKGEAPDMGDLSDFVTSVVSCCPAELKQEVNGKKETIKGFHIKLQDTILFPEGGGQPDDHGFVGDVPVLRVTRQGPDALHFVASPLEVGQEVQVKVDWERRFDHMQQHSGQHLITALADTMFGYKTTSWELGRQRSTIELDTPCVKPGQLQELEECVNEKIRAHIPVMVQLLSIDDPAVEKVRSRGLPEDHAGPIRIIDIEGIDANMCCGTHISNLGHLQVIKLLGTEKGKKNKTNLIFLAGKRVLKYAEKSYNTERSLVSLLKTGPGEHVEAVDKLQKSVKLLQKTNLGLLRDMAVLIAQSFMNDPHKDFFTFHKKEGDNEFMNIIANEINTEETLVFLTVGEEKGPGLFLLAGPSELVTEMGPQVLELLQGKGAGKNGRFQGKANSLARRGEVEALLKQRCNQRNSQEE, encoded by the exons atgAACAAACCTAAAATTGTCAGACCAGAGGAGAG CAAGCCAGCACATGCGCTGTGGTTTGACAGGAAGAAATACGTCACCATCAACTTCAtggttcagaaacctaaagatGTCCAAGTTGATATCCAGCCAGACAAACTGATTCTTTG CTGCAAAAACGAAACAGATGATGTGTACTACAACGAGCTGCACTTCTATGACAAAGTCCAGATCCAC GACTCCAGAGAAAGGGTCTATGACCGCACCATCAATGTCTTGCTAAGGAAGATGAAACCTGATTGTGCTTGGCCTCGTCTTCAGAAAGATCCAGCTAAG GCCAGCTGGATTTCAGTTGACTTTGATAACTGGAGGGACTGGGAGCACGAAGAAGATGAGGGAAAGGAGGAATATGACCATTATGTGGAT ATGATCCGAGAGATGGCTAACAGTGACAAAGGAGAAGCTCCAGATATGGGGGATCTTAGTGAT TTTGTTACCTCTGTAGTCTCCTGCTGCCCGGCAGAACTAAAACAAGAAGTAaatggaaagaaagaaactatTAAAGGATTCCACATCAAGCTACAAGATACCATCTTGTTTCCTGAGGGAGGTGGCCAG CCAGATGACCATGGATTTGTTGGAGATGTCCCAGTTTTGAGAGTGACGAGGCAGGGACCAGATGCCCTGCATTTTGTGGCCTCACCTCTGGAGGTGGGTCAGGAGGTTCAAGTGAAGGTAGACTGGGAGAGGAGATTTGATCATATGCAGCAACACTCGG GTCAGCATTTGATTACAGCTTTGGCAGACACAATGTTTGGATACAAGACCACATCCTG GGAACTGGGTCGTCAAAGAAGCACCATTGAGCTGGACACTCCCTGCGTGAAACCTGGCCAGCTTCAGGAACTGGAAGAATGTGTAAATGAGAAGATCAGAGCTCACATTCCTGTCATGGTTCAGCTTCTCTCTATAGATGACCCAGCTGTGGAGAAG GTGAGAAGTCGAGGGCTGCCAGAGGACCACGCAGGACCCATTCGGATCATTGATATAGAGGGCATAGATGCCAACATGTGCTGTGGAACCCACATCTCCAACCTCGGTCACTTACAG GTAATAAAGCTGCTGGGAActgagaaaggaaagaaaaacaaaaccaacctaATTTTCCTGGCAGGAAAAAGGGTACTAAAGTATGCAGAGAAaagctacaacacagagcgttCACTGGTGTCACTTCTAAA AACGGGACCAGGTGAGCACGTTGAGGCAGTCGACAAGTTGCAGAAGTCTGTTAAGCTGCTACAGAAA ACTAACCTGGGCCTGCTTCGTGATATGGCAGTTCTCATTGCTCAGAGCTTTATGAATGATCCTCACAAAGACTTCTTCACCTTCCACAA AAAAGAGGGAGACAATGAGTTTATGAATATCATTGCCAATGAAATAAACACTGAG GAAACGCTGGTTTTCCTGACTGTTGGAGAGGAAAAGGGACCTGGTTTGTTTCTGCTGGCTGGACCCAGTGAACTAGTCACTGAGATGGGACCACA
- the LOC134632705 gene encoding putative protein PTGES3L isoform X2 — MNKPKIVRPEESKPAHALWFDRKKYVTINFMVQKPKDVQVDIQPDKLILCCKNETDDVYYNELHFYDKVQIHDSRERVYDRTINVLLRKMKPDCAWPRLQKDPAKASWISVDFDNWRDWEHEEDEGKEEYDHYVDMIREMANSDKGEAPDMGDLSDSD; from the exons atgAACAAACCTAAAATTGTCAGACCAGAGGAGAG CAAGCCAGCACATGCGCTGTGGTTTGACAGGAAGAAATACGTCACCATCAACTTCAtggttcagaaacctaaagatGTCCAAGTTGATATCCAGCCAGACAAACTGATTCTTTG CTGCAAAAACGAAACAGATGATGTGTACTACAACGAGCTGCACTTCTATGACAAAGTCCAGATCCAC GACTCCAGAGAAAGGGTCTATGACCGCACCATCAATGTCTTGCTAAGGAAGATGAAACCTGATTGTGCTTGGCCTCGTCTTCAGAAAGATCCAGCTAAG GCCAGCTGGATTTCAGTTGACTTTGATAACTGGAGGGACTGGGAGCACGAAGAAGATGAGGGAAAGGAGGAATATGACCATTATGTGGAT ATGATCCGAGAGATGGCTAACAGTGACAAAGGAGAAGCTCCAGATATGGGGGATCTTAGTGAT TCTGACTGA